From the genome of Pseudomonas sihuiensis:
GCTTGGAGCGGTGGACGGCCGTGGTGTCCATCGTGCTCCAGCCGCCACGCACCGAAGAACGCCTGCGCAAGAACCCCCTGGGCATCTACGTCAACGGCCTGTCGTGGAGCCGTGAACTGGATTCTTCCGAAGGAGCCAAGCCATGAATGATCTTTTCCGTAAATCCGCCTTGCCGTTGATCCTGCTTTCCCTCGCGGGCTGCGCCACGCAGGGCAAACCGCCGCCGACCATCTCGCTCGATGAGCCAGTGCAGGCCCAGCCGCTGCCGGAGCCGCCCGCGCCGGTGGAAGTGGTCAAGGTGCCCGAGCCGCTGGCGCTGCCGGCGCAGTTGAAGCCATTGCCCGAGGCAGAGGACGCCAAGGCCGCGCCGGAACCGGCCGACGAGAAGGTGCGCGTCTCGCGGGCCAATACGGAGGCGCGCGTCGCGCCCACGCGCGAGGGCTACGTCAATGCGATTCAGGTCTGGCCCTTCACTGACGGTGCGCTGTATCAGGTCTATGCGGCCGTGGGCCGCGTGACCGTGATCGCGCTCCAGCCGGGCGAGGAACTGGTGACGGTGGCCGCCGGCGATACCGTGCGCTGGATCGTGGGTGATACGTCCAGCGGTAGCGGCGCCGACCTGCGCGTGAACGTGCTGGTCAAGCCAATCCGTTCGGCCCTAAAGACCAATCTCGTCATCACCACCAGCCGCAGGACGTACCTTCTGGAGCTGGCTTCTACGGAAAAGACGTGGATGGCGTCGGTGTCCTGGGAGTACCCGCGCGACCGGATGCTGGCTTTGCAGCGCCAAGCGCAGGCGGCCAGCGCCGCCGCGCCGGTGGACTCCGGCTTGTCGCTGGAAAACCTGCGCTTCCGCTACGCGGTCAGCGGTAGCAACCCGCCGTGGAAGCCGCTGCGCGCGTTCGACGACGGGCAGAAGGTCTATATCCAGTTCCCCGCCGGCATCGCGCAAGGCGAGCTGCCGCCGCTGTTCGTGATCGGGCCGGAAGGCGACGGGCAACTGGTCAACTATCGCTTCCGCTCGCCGTACTACATCGTGGATCGGCTGTTCGGCGCCGCCGAACTCCGCCTGGGCGGAGACAAGAGCGACGTGGTGCGAATTGAACGCACGGACGGCGTTGCGCGGAGGAACTGACCATGAGCCAGGACGACACCCCCGACCTCGCCACGCCGCAGGCGGGCAAGGTTGCGCCGGAGGCGGTGGCGCTGCGCGCCCAGCCACGCCCGGTCACGCGCCTGAATCGGCGCACGCTGGCCATCCTCGCCGGCGGCCTGTCGGTCGCCGTGCTTGGGGCCACCATCTGGTCGCTGCAACCGCAGCGGCGCGGAGCCAACGAGCAGACCGAGCTTTACAACGTCGATCGCGTCTCGAAGTCCGAAGGGCTGGATGCGCTGCCGACGGACTACTCGAAGCTGCCGCCAGCCTTGCCGCCCGATGTGCCCGAACTGGGGCCGCCGTTGCCCGGCGACCTTGGTCCGGCCATCGTCGCTTCGCAGCAGCCGGTGACGCCGGGCTATTCGCCGCCAGGCCATGATCCCGAAGATGCCTTGCGCAAGGAGGCGGACGCGGCGGCGGCCTCGTCGGTGTTCTTCCGCTCGGGCGGCCAGGGTCAGGGCCAGGCCGCCGCCACGGTCGCGCAAGCTGCGCCGGGTGCGCCTGGTGTTGCAAACACACTCGCGGCCTTCGATCCTCTCGCTGCCGGGCCTGCCTCGACAGCGGCCCAGCCCGCCGACCCGACCGCCGTGCAGAACCGGCAAGACCAGAAAGAGGCATTCCTGAAAGCCGGTTCTACGGAAACCCGCAATTCCGGCCATCTGGCGCTGCCCGCATCGCCCTATCAGGTGATGGCCGGAACGGTGATCGCGGGTGCGCTGGTGACGGGCATCCAGTCGGATTTGCCGGGCGACGTGATCGCCACGGTGACGGAGCCGGTCTATGACACGGCCACGGGCAAGTTTCTGCTGATCCCGCAGGGCTCGCGCATCCTTGGCAAATACAACAGCCAGGTCAGCTACGGACAAAGCCGCGTGCAGGTGGTGTGGAATCGCGTCATTCTGCCCGACACATCCTCGCTGACGCTGGACAACCTTGTCGGCACCGATCCGGCCGGCTACTCCGGCCTGGAAGACGACGTGGACTGGCATTGGAATCGCATCGTTGCCGGCGCGGTGCTGACGACGTTGCTGGGCGTAGGTGCCGAGCTGGCCGCGCCGGAGAACCGCCAGGATGGCAACCGCATCGTCATCGCCGGGCGCGATGGCGCACAGGACAGCATCAATCAGGTCGGCCAGGAAATCACCCGGCGCAACATGAATATCCAGCCGACGCTGACCGAGCGGCCGGGCCTGCCCGTGCGAATCATCGTCAACCGGGATCTGGTGCTGCGGCCGTACCAGCCGCTGTTCTTCAATCGGGGAGCTTCGCAATGAGCACGACCAAGAAGCTGCGGCTCGGGCCGCTGCCCAAGACCGAAAGCGTCAAACTGACCTTTGCCTGCCCAGCCAGCTTGAAAGCCGACCTCGACCGCTACGCCGCGCTGCACGCGCAGACCTACGGCGAGGCGGTTGATGCCATGACGCTGATCCCGCACATGCTGGAGGCGTTCATGGCGGGGGATCGGGGATTCAGGAAGGACACGGCGACCCGGAGCGCGCCATCGAAGCCGACATGATGGCGTCGCATACCAACGGCATCCATCGAACGCGCAGCCCCAGGCTGCGCGTTCTTCATTCTGGATGCCGCTATGTCTCTTGGGCTATGATGACGCGACAGGCCCGCCGTTCCTCGGCAATCCAGCACGACACAGTGCGATGCGGCTTTCTCCCCCGACGCTCTTATGTGGCTCCTAGCCGACGAAGCCGTGGTTCTGCAAAGCGGGCCCGAAAAGAGCTAACGTACTGTCCCATATACGGTTTCAAGCCCTGCGTGATTTGCGCAAAAGACTTGACACCGGCACTTTTTTGTTGCCTGCAGGAAAGTCAGGCGACGCTGAACGCTGGTAGCCAGGTATGACTCAGGTCTGCCAGAAGAAAGCTGTTGGCCTTCCGGGGATCTCCAGTAAATCCGAGCCCCTCCCTCAGTCCGCTGTGGCCAGGACCTGTGTGTTACGCCCGGCATGCTTGGCTCGATAGAGCGCGGCGTCGGCCTTCAGCAGCATGCCAGTGATGTCCTCGGCGACGGGGCTGGTGCTGCCGTAAACACCGGCGCTGAAGCTCAAGGCGATGGTCTTGTCGTCGACCTGCGCCGGGTGCTGAGTCAGGGATTGGCGGAGCTGATCGACCAACTCCAGCGCGCCGCTGGCGTCGGTGCCGGGCAGAATCAGCAGGAATTCCTCACCACCATAACGACCGATGCTGTCGTTGCGCCGCAGCCGCTGCTGAAGATGGTCCGCGCAGTGCCTGAGCACGTCATCGCCGACCAGGTGGCCGTGGCTGTCGTTGATCTGCTTGAAGTGATCCAGATCGAGCATGGCGATGGACAGCGGCGTGTGTTGGCGGCGGGCACGCTCCAGCTCGTCGGTGAGTTGTTCGAGTATCGCCAGGCGATTGGGCAGCCTGGTGAGCGTGTCGCGCAGGGCGGTCTGGCGCAGCTCCGATTCGATGCGCTCGCGCGACAGCAGCACCAGGCCGAAGGAGAACATGATGATGGTGGCGGCACCGAGGGCGACCGATACCGTCTGCTTCAGGTTGCTGACGTCGTAGTGCATCTCTGCCGGCGCACCGCTGAGGATGACCACCACACGAATGCCCAGGCCGAACAGGCTGATGCCAGCACCGATCATCAGGATTCGGTGGGCACGCCCGCCGGACACGGCATGGGTGCGGCTCAGGCGCAGGATGACCAGGCATTGCGTGAACAGCAGCAGGCAGGCTACCAGTTGGCGGGGTTCCTGGGTATCGATCAGCAGGCTTAGCAACGCGCCCAGCAGCAGCGGGAAGGCGAAGGCCAGTCGCCCGGGCGGGCGTCGGCCGTGGATCAGCGGCAGGCTGACCGTGTAGAACGCCAGCGCGGTGGACAGCAAGGTGTTGGCCAGCACGTAGCTGATCCACATCGATACCTGACCGAACAGGGTGAAGCCAATGTAGGCCAGCGCATGGGAGACCATGCCCAGTCCAGTGGTGAGCATGCCGTCGCGATGACGCAACTGGCCGACCAGGATCAGGCAACTGCCCATGATCACGGCGACCAGCGCGACGGCTCCGAACAGTGTCTGGGTGTGGGCGATCATGTCGGCCTTCTTGTTCTCTGGAGTTGCTTAACTCTAGTGCAATCCTCTGCCCCAGTACTTGCGCCAGATCAGGCCCACCAGTAGCGCACCATATGGAAGAAAACCGGCGCGGCGAAGCACACCGAGTCCAGGCGATCCAGCATACCGCCGTGGCCTTCGATCATGTGGCCCCAGTCCTTCACCCCGCGGTCGCGTTTGATCGCCGACATCACCAGGCCGCCGGCGAAGCCGAGGATGCACACCAGCAGCGCGAACAGTGCGGCCTGCCAGAACGCGAACGGCGTGATCCAGCACAGCATGGCGCCAATCAGCGTGGCCAGCGCTACGCCGCCGACAAAGCCTTCCACGGTTTTCGAGGGTGACAGGTTGGGCGCGATCTTGTGTTTGCCGGCCAGCTTGCCGCAGACGTACTGCAGCACGTCGGAGAGCTGCACGACGATGATCAGCCAGGCGATCAGCAGCAGGTTGCGCCCCTCATAGCCGGGAATATCCAAAGTCAGCAGAGCAGGTACAGAGGAAATGCAGTAAACGGCGATCATCAAGCCCCACTGCACCTTGGCCGCACGCTCGAGGTAGCGGGTGGTGTCGCCGCCCAGCGAAGCCAGGATCGGCAACAGCAGGAACAGATAGACCGGGATGAAGATGGCGAACAGGCCGTACCAGCCGAAAGCGATCAGCAGGTACTGCATCGGCAGGGCGAAGTAGAAGGCCGCCACTAGCGCCGGGTAATCGCTGCGCCGGGTCGGCGTCAGGGTCATGAACTCGCGCAGGGCATAGAAGGAGACGAAGTAGAACAGCAGGATCACGCCATTGTTGCCGAACAGGAAGGCGATGCCGATCACCAGCACCATCACCCACCAGGCATTGATCCGCGCGTTGAGGTTGTCGATCACCGGGTTGGGCTGATCGCCACTGCGCCGCTTGAGGACGAAGCCGACCAGGCTGGCCAGCAACAACAGGGCACCGATACCGGCGAACAGCAGCAAAGTGTTGTTATCCATCTCAGGCCTCCTCGGGTGCCAGTGCCAGCAGGGCGTTACGCGCGCGTTCCAGGAAGGCGTCTTTGCCCTCCCCCTCGATGGGCTCCAGCGCCGCACCGAAGCTCAGGGTGCACAGCAGCGGCAGCGGCAGCGCCCTGCCCTTGGGCATCACCCGGTTGAGGTTGGCGATCCACACCGGCACCAGCTCCACGTCCGGGCGCGCCTGAGCCAGGTGATAAAGGCCGCTTTTGAAGGACAGCAAGGGCTCGTCGCCGAGATTGCGCGTGCCCTCGGGGAAGATGATCAGCGAGTCGCCGCCGTCCAGCGCGTCGAGCATCGCCTGCAGCGGGTTGGCGCCTTCCTTGCGCTCGCGGTCGACCAGCACGCCGTTGAATACCTTGTTGATCAGGAAGCTGCGCACGCCCGGTTTCTGCCAGTAGTCGGCGCCGGCCACCGGCCGGGTGCGCTTGCGCAGCTCCGGCGGCAGCGAGGCCCAGAGCAGGACGAAGTCGCCGTGGCTGCTGTGGTTGGCGTAGTACAGGCGCTGGGTCGCCTGCGCGGTACTGCCGAGCCAAAGGGCTCGTGCGCCGGTCAGCAGGCGAGCTGCCGAGGTGATGGCGAAAGCGGTCAATGCGGCGAGCATGGCGACTCCTTAAGCGAGAACGATGAAGAACCCGAGTACGACGATGACGATCTGTAGCAACAGGCATAGGGCCTGTTTGCGCAGCAGGCCGAGTGCGCCCTGAGATCGAAGGCTCCAGCTGCGGCCAGCCTGTTGCGCATTTTGCAGGCCAAGATTCTGTAGGGCCTGATCCAGCGCATGAGTCTGGCTGTCGAGCTGTTCTCCGGCTTCAGCCAGGCGTTGGAACAGCTCGGCGTCTAGCGCCACGCGCAACGCCCAGTATTTTTCGGCCAGGCCGGCGATCAGCAGCACGGCGCAGAGCAGCGCCAGGATCAGGCTGGGCGGTGCACCCAGCCAAGGTGCCAGGCCGAAGAGCACGGCGACCAGGCTTAGCGCGCTGGAGCAATGATCGAGGCTGCGGCCACGTCGTAACAGTGCCGCGACCAGCAGCAGATCAGCCTGCATGAGCGACCTCCAACCCCGGTTGTGCATCGACCATGGATTGCAGCGCGGCCAGATGCTGCGGGCCGAGCACGACCTGTGGCCGCGCCTGGCGGATCAGCGCCACGGCCGCATCCACGCCCTGGCAGCGGCCGCTATGCAGCAGCCAGGCCGCCACGGCGGTGGCACTGCGCGAGTAGCCCAGTGCACAGCACACCAGCACTGGGCCCTTGTGGCGCAGGTTTTCTATGGCCTCGGCGGCGCGTTGGCAGGTCAGCGCATCCGGCGCCACCAGATCCAGTGACGGTAGGCTGCAGTAGTTCTGTGGCGTGTGCTGCAGCGGCAGCTCGGCGCAGAGGTC
Proteins encoded in this window:
- a CDS encoding lysophospholipid acyltransferase family protein, encoding MLAALTAFAITSAARLLTGARALWLGSTAQATQRLYYANHSSHGDFVLLWASLPPELRKRTRPVAGADYWQKPGVRSFLINKVFNGVLVDRERKEGANPLQAMLDALDGGDSLIIFPEGTRNLGDEPLLSFKSGLYHLAQARPDVELVPVWIANLNRVMPKGRALPLPLLCTLSFGAALEPIEGEGKDAFLERARNALLALAPEEA
- a CDS encoding TrbI/VirB10 family protein; translated protein: MSQDDTPDLATPQAGKVAPEAVALRAQPRPVTRLNRRTLAILAGGLSVAVLGATIWSLQPQRRGANEQTELYNVDRVSKSEGLDALPTDYSKLPPALPPDVPELGPPLPGDLGPAIVASQQPVTPGYSPPGHDPEDALRKEADAAAASSVFFRSGGQGQGQAAATVAQAAPGAPGVANTLAAFDPLAAGPASTAAQPADPTAVQNRQDQKEAFLKAGSTETRNSGHLALPASPYQVMAGTVIAGALVTGIQSDLPGDVIATVTEPVYDTATGKFLLIPQGSRILGKYNSQVSYGQSRVQVVWNRVILPDTSSLTLDNLVGTDPAGYSGLEDDVDWHWNRIVAGAVLTTLLGVGAELAAPENRQDGNRIVIAGRDGAQDSINQVGQEITRRNMNIQPTLTERPGLPVRIIVNRDLVLRPYQPLFFNRGASQ
- a CDS encoding GGDEF domain-containing protein; amino-acid sequence: MIAHTQTLFGAVALVAVIMGSCLILVGQLRHRDGMLTTGLGMVSHALAYIGFTLFGQVSMWISYVLANTLLSTALAFYTVSLPLIHGRRPPGRLAFAFPLLLGALLSLLIDTQEPRQLVACLLLFTQCLVILRLSRTHAVSGGRAHRILMIGAGISLFGLGIRVVVILSGAPAEMHYDVSNLKQTVSVALGAATIIMFSFGLVLLSRERIESELRQTALRDTLTRLPNRLAILEQLTDELERARRQHTPLSIAMLDLDHFKQINDSHGHLVGDDVLRHCADHLQQRLRRNDSIGRYGGEEFLLILPGTDASGALELVDQLRQSLTQHPAQVDDKTIALSFSAGVYGSTSPVAEDITGMLLKADAALYRAKHAGRNTQVLATAD
- a CDS encoding phosphatidate cytidylyltransferase, whose translation is MDNNTLLLFAGIGALLLLASLVGFVLKRRSGDQPNPVIDNLNARINAWWVMVLVIGIAFLFGNNGVILLFYFVSFYALREFMTLTPTRRSDYPALVAAFYFALPMQYLLIAFGWYGLFAIFIPVYLFLLLPILASLGGDTTRYLERAAKVQWGLMIAVYCISSVPALLTLDIPGYEGRNLLLIAWLIIVVQLSDVLQYVCGKLAGKHKIAPNLSPSKTVEGFVGGVALATLIGAMLCWITPFAFWQAALFALLVCILGFAGGLVMSAIKRDRGVKDWGHMIEGHGGMLDRLDSVCFAAPVFFHMVRYWWA
- the trbG gene encoding P-type conjugative transfer protein TrbG gives rise to the protein MNDLFRKSALPLILLSLAGCATQGKPPPTISLDEPVQAQPLPEPPAPVEVVKVPEPLALPAQLKPLPEAEDAKAAPEPADEKVRVSRANTEARVAPTREGYVNAIQVWPFTDGALYQVYAAVGRVTVIALQPGEELVTVAAGDTVRWIVGDTSSGSGADLRVNVLVKPIRSALKTNLVITTSRRTYLLELASTEKTWMASVSWEYPRDRMLALQRQAQAASAAAPVDSGLSLENLRFRYAVSGSNPPWKPLRAFDDGQKVYIQFPAGIAQGELPPLFVIGPEGDGQLVNYRFRSPYYIVDRLFGAAELRLGGDKSDVVRIERTDGVARRN
- a CDS encoding DUF2274 domain-containing protein — protein: MSTTKKLRLGPLPKTESVKLTFACPASLKADLDRYAALHAQTYGEAVDAMTLIPHMLEAFMAGDRGFRKDTATRSAPSKPT